In the genome of Vicia villosa cultivar HV-30 ecotype Madison, WI linkage group LG7, Vvil1.0, whole genome shotgun sequence, one region contains:
- the LOC131616441 gene encoding guanine nucleotide-binding protein subunit gamma 3-like, translating to MDGEYNFSSVSLTSKPPFETQMSPKSPLPGFVDFHGKRKQMVKIQGLEREINLLQEELKLLEGVHSASTCCKELDDFVGSISDPFTLTGKHITSESHYFKKQISLPWICCSCKCYLHKKVAKGCFCSCCSSSNSKCFGSSCLKSTRLSKIVAKF from the exons ATGGATGGTGAATACAACTTCTCTTCAGTGTCCTTAACATCAAAACCTCCATTTGAGACACAAATGAGTCCAAAGTCACCACTTCCAGGGTTTGTAGATTTTCATGGGAAGAGGAAACAGATGGTGAAGATTCAAGGTTTGGAAAGAGAGATTAATTTACTTCAG GAAGAGTTAAAATTACTAGAAGGTGTTCATTCAGCTTCAACATGCTGCAAAGA GCTTGATGATTTTGTAGGCTCTATTTCAGATCCCTTCACACTCAC AGGAAAACACATAACATCTGAATCTCATTACTTCAAGAAGCAGATCAG tCTTCCATGGATATGCTGCTCCTGCAAATGCTATCTCCATAAGAAAGTTGCAAAGGGTTGCTTTTGTTCATGCTGTTCATCATCAAACTCCAAATGTTTTGGCAGTAGTTGCTTGAAGAGTACTAGATTGTCCAAAATTGTTGCTAAGTTTTGA